The Anoplopoma fimbria isolate UVic2021 breed Golden Eagle Sablefish chromosome 5, Afim_UVic_2022, whole genome shotgun sequence genome contains a region encoding:
- the galk1 gene encoding LOW QUALITY PROTEIN: galactokinase (The sequence of the model RefSeq protein was modified relative to this genomic sequence to represent the inferred CDS: deleted 1 base in 1 codon), with amino-acid sequence MASSFPSVPELVADAIRLYGEVFGGGAPQTAVCAPGRVNLIGEHTDYNQGFVLPMALPLVTVVVGSQTSGPDVTVVTATEDADEPRRVDFSLPSDGSPLPPGLPSWANYVKGVIQHYRAPPVPGFRAVIASSVPLGGGLSSSASLEVACYTFLQQLKPDEGDKVLTAVACQKAEHTHASVPCGIMDQFVSVLGREGHALLIDCRSLEATPVPLSDPGLVILITNSNVKHSLTGSEYPMRRRRCEEAASILGKDSLRDATIKDLEEARDRLDDVTYRRARHVIEEIERTVKAAEALKRGAYKEFGVLMVESHNSLRDLYEVSCRELDELVSAALEVEGVFGSRMTGGGFGGCTVTLLQAHAIDRTILHIQERYSGTPTFYVTTPSEGARALSLP; translated from the exons atggccagTTCTTTTCCAAGTGTACCCGAACTCGTTGCTGATGCTATCCGTCTGTACGGGGAGGTGttcggg gggggggctccTCAGACGGCGGTGTGTGCCCCGGGAAGAGTCAACCTGATCGGGGAGCACACCGACTACAACCAGGGATTTGTGCTTCCGATG GCGCTGCCCCTGGTGACTGTGGTTGTTGGGAGTCAAACCTCTGGCCCGGATGTTACCGTGGTAACGGCAACTGAGGATGCTGACGAGCCTCGGAGGGTGGACTTCAGCCTGCCCAGTGATGGATCTCCGCTTCCGCCGGGTTTACCCAGCTGGGCAAACTATGTGAAGGGAGTTATTCAGCATTACCGGG CTCCTCCTGTCCCGGGTTTCAGGGCGGTGATAGCGAGCAGTGTCCCCCTGGGAGGAGGTCTGTCCAGTTCCGCCTCTCTGGAGGTGGCTTGCTACACATTCCTGCAGCAACTCAAGCCAG atGAAGGAGACAAGGTATTAACAGCGGTAGCCTGCCAGAAGGCTGAACACACTCATGCCAGTGTGCCCTGTGGCATTATGGATCAGTTTGTGTCTGTTCTCGGCAGAGAGGGCCATGCCTTACTCATAGACTGCAG GTCGCTGGAGGCCACCCCAGTCCCTCTGTCAGATCCAGGCTTGGTCATTCTCATCACCAACTCCAATGTGAAGCACTCTCTGACCGGCAGTGAGTACCCCATGAGACGCAGGCGGTGTGAGGAGGCTGCCTCCATCCTGGGAAAGGACAGTCTCAGAGATGCCACCATTAAGGACCTGGAGG AGGCAAGGGACAGACTGGATGACGTAACCTATCGACGAGCTCGTCACGTGATTGAAGAGATAGAAAGAACCGTCAAAGCTGCCGAAGCCCTGAAGAGAGGAGCCTACAAAGAGTTCGGTGTGCTTATGGTGGAGAGCCACAACTCCCTCAG AGACTTGTACGAGGTGAGCTGCAGGGAGCTGGACGAGCTGGTGTCCGCAGCcctggaggtggagggggtgTTCGGCAGCCGGATGACCGGCGGAGGATTCGGCGGATGCACCGTGACTTTACTGCAGGCCCACGCCATTGACAGGACTATACTCCACATAcag